GAGGATGCGCACTGACCCAAACTTCAGCCAGTGGAGTCGCTCTCGGGATCCCGAGGGCATCACTTGGGAGTATCGGCAAGGAAAATATTTTCCTTTAGTTGATCAGGTTAATCAGGTTCATCAAGAATCATCAGACACCTTTGAACCTGAAATAGAGGAGACTACTGCCACCACTAATGGGTCATCCCAGGGGATTTCAGTAGAACCCTACAGTGTCAAACAGATGTGCGATCGCTTCCGTTGCGGGGACAGGTTACTGAAGAGGATGCGCACTGACCCAAACTTCAGCCAGTGGAGTCGCTCTCGGGATCCCGAGGGCATCACTTGGGAGTATCGGCAAGGAAAATATTTTCCTTTAGTTGATCAGGTTAATCAGGTTCATCAAGAATCATCAGACACCTTTGAACCTGAGATCGAGGAGACTACTCCCACGACTAATGGGTTATCCCAGGGTATTTTAGTAAAACCCTACAGTGTCAAACAGATGTGCGATCGCTTCCGTTGTGGGGACAGGTTACTCAAGAGGATGCGCACTGAACCAAACTTTAGCCAGTGGAGTCGCTCTCGGGATCCAGAGGGCATCACTTGGGAGTATCGGCAAGGAAAATACTTTCCTTTACTTAATCACCAATAGTTCATTACTTTCAAACTGAGTCAGCAGATGCGAACGCGCCCCGCGTGACCTACGGTCAATCGCATCTGCTTTACTATTTCTGGGATACGAGAAAGTTTGGTCTTTCCCAACTTGCGGTATCTTCCAGTCTGTTCTCCCTCTTCCCCTTCTCCGGGTTCTAGTCAGGGAAAGGATTTTTCCTTTCCCTGCGCTAGCTGCTATGCACGCCCTAACCTTGAGCTGCCATAGATAACATCAGGTCAATCATGCGGTTAGAGTAGCCCCACTCATTGTCGTACCAAGAGACAACTTTAAAGAAATTAGAATTAAGTTCCATTCCGGCTCCAGCATCGAAAATGCTTGAATGAGGGTCCCCTTGAAAATCGGTGGACACCACTGGCTCCTCTGTATAGCCCAAAATTCCTTTCATCGCCCCAACTGAAGCTGCCTTCATTGCTGCACAAATCTCTGGGTAGCTGGTTGCCTTTTGAGTCCTGAAGGTCAAATCTACCACTGATACATCCGGTGTTGGTACCCGTAATGCCATCCCCGTGAGTTTACCTTTCAGTTCCGGTAACACTAGCGTGACAGCTTTGGCCGCACCCGTAGAAGCGGGGATAATGTTCTGAGCAGCACTTCGCCCCCCCCGAAAGTCTTTCTTACTTGGACCATCTACGGTTGGCTGGGTAGCAGTCATGGCATGGACGGTAGTCATTAACCCTTCCGCTAGCCCAAAATTGTCATTAATCACTTTAGCAATGGGAGCAAGACAGTTAGTTGTGCAACTGGCATTGGAAACGATAGTATCTTTACCAGGGTCATAGGTATCGTGATTGACACCCATCAACAGGGTGGGAACCAAATCAGGGTTTTTAGTAGGAGCAGAGATTACCACCCGCTTCGCTCCCGCTTCTAAATGCTTAGATGCCCCATCATAGGTGGTAAATAGACCAGTAGATTCTACTACATATTCCACACCGAGTTTCGTCCAAGGCAGCTCCTCTGGGTTTTTAATTGAGACACAGGGGATTTTCTTACCATTGACCACAATTCCATCAGCTTCAGCTTCTACGGTACCCTTGAAACGACCATGGGTTGAGTCGTATTTGAGTAAATAAGCAATAGTCTGTGGTGGAACTAGGTCATTAATGCCCAGCACCTCGATTTCTGGGTAGTTGAGGGCAGCACGGAATACGAGTCGTCCGATACGACCAAATCCATTGATACCCACTTTGACAGTTGCCATGGACAAATCTCCTTTAAGAGGTTTACAAATTTACGTTTGTGGATAATTAAGAATCCTCATCCAGCGATGCAGCCCGGTCTTGAGTAAAACCCCCACTCCCGCTCTGCATCAAGACAATGTCATCCAATCGGGAAGATTAATTCTTCCTTTGTTGTTGACAGCCGGGAGCATCAAAACTACCATGAAAGGATTGCCAAGTAACCAGATTTGACTCAATGATTTTTGCTAGGCATCCAAGCTATTGTTTATAGCTCACTCTACTCATTATTTGTTAATCCTTTAACTTAATTTAAGACTGTGGTAATTGCTGTTAATTCTTTCCACTGCTCTGTGTTAAACTACAAAGAAATAAAAAAGAAGGTAAGCATTTATAGCGCTACGGGCAAGTCATAAGTCATAACTCATAAGTCATAAGTAAGCTATAACTAAGTTTCGGAGTTTAGGAATGTCAAACACCTTAATGGGTAGTGCTATACATGACCGCTGATAGCTTACTGTTAAATGCTTACCAGATAATTAACCTTTTCTTTAAATCTACTATTTAAATGTTTATCTACAATTTAACAAAACTCGCGGAATTCCCCACCCTAAGAGGGTGGGGATGGATAGCGCCTCAACTTACAATGCTTCTCATCACAATTTATGCTAGAATGAAGTTGGTTG
The Moorena sp. SIOASIH genome window above contains:
- the gap gene encoding type I glyceraldehyde-3-phosphate dehydrogenase; this translates as MATVKVGINGFGRIGRLVFRAALNYPEIEVLGINDLVPPQTIAYLLKYDSTHGRFKGTVEAEADGIVVNGKKIPCVSIKNPEELPWTKLGVEYVVESTGLFTTYDGASKHLEAGAKRVVISAPTKNPDLVPTLLMGVNHDTYDPGKDTIVSNASCTTNCLAPIAKVINDNFGLAEGLMTTVHAMTATQPTVDGPSKKDFRGGRSAAQNIIPASTGAAKAVTLVLPELKGKLTGMALRVPTPDVSVVDLTFRTQKATSYPEICAAMKAASVGAMKGILGYTEEPVVSTDFQGDPHSSIFDAGAGMELNSNFFKVVSWYDNEWGYSNRMIDLMLSMAAQG